In the Peptoclostridium acidaminophilum DSM 3953 genome, one interval contains:
- a CDS encoding glycine/sarcosine/betaine reductase component B subunit, whose translation MRLEIGNIFIKDIQFGEQTKVENGVLYVNKDEMIKKLSVIEHIKSVDLDIARPGESVRITPVKDVIEPRVKVEGPGGIFPGVISKVETVGSGRTHVLKGAAVVTTGKVVGFQEGIVDMSGVGAEYTPFSKTLNLVVIAEPEDGIEQHRHEEVLRMVGLNAGVYIGEAGRSVTPDEVKVYETDTIFEGAAKYPNLPKVGYVYMLQTQGLLHDTYVYGVDAKKIVPTILYPTEVMDGAILSGNCVSSCDKNPTYVHCNNPMVEELYAMHGKEINFVGVIITNENVYLADKERSSDWTAKLCKFLGLDGAIVSQEGFGNPDTDLIMNCKKIEMEGVKTVISTDEYAGRDGASQSLADADVRANAVVSNGNANMVIVLPPMDKTIGHIQYIDTIAGGFDGSLRADGSIEVEIQAITGATNELGFGYLSAKGY comes from the coding sequence ATGCGTTTAGAAATTGGAAATATTTTTATCAAGGACATCCAGTTTGGAGAGCAAACTAAAGTAGAAAATGGGGTTCTTTATGTAAATAAAGACGAAATGATTAAAAAATTAAGCGTAATTGAACACATCAAATCAGTAGATCTTGACATCGCACGTCCAGGAGAGAGTGTGAGAATAACTCCTGTTAAGGATGTTATAGAGCCAAGGGTTAAGGTTGAAGGACCTGGCGGAATATTCCCGGGAGTAATAAGCAAGGTTGAGACTGTAGGTTCAGGAAGAACTCACGTGCTTAAGGGCGCTGCGGTAGTAACAACTGGAAAGGTAGTTGGATTCCAGGAAGGTATAGTAGACATGAGCGGTGTTGGAGCAGAGTATACTCCTTTCTCGAAGACTTTAAACCTTGTAGTGATAGCTGAGCCAGAAGATGGAATAGAGCAGCACAGACACGAAGAGGTTCTGAGAATGGTTGGACTAAACGCCGGCGTATATATTGGAGAAGCTGGAAGAAGCGTAACTCCAGACGAAGTAAAAGTATATGAAACTGATACAATATTCGAAGGAGCAGCCAAGTATCCAAACCTGCCAAAGGTAGGATATGTATACATGCTTCAAACTCAGGGTCTTCTACACGACACATATGTATACGGCGTAGATGCGAAGAAAATAGTTCCAACAATACTATACCCAACAGAAGTAATGGATGGAGCCATACTAAGCGGAAACTGCGTTTCGTCATGCGACAAGAACCCAACATACGTACACTGCAACAACCCGATGGTTGAAGAGCTTTACGCAATGCACGGAAAAGAGATCAACTTTGTTGGTGTTATAATAACAAACGAAAACGTATACCTTGCTGACAAGGAAAGATCTTCAGACTGGACAGCAAAGCTTTGCAAGTTCCTGGGACTTGACGGTGCAATAGTATCACAGGAAGGCTTTGGAAACCCAGATACAGACCTTATAATGAACTGCAAGAAGATAGAAATGGAAGGCGTTAAGACTGTAATATCTACAGACGAGTACGCAGGAAGAGACGGAGCATCTCAGTCACTTGCTGATGCTGATGTTAGAGCTAACGCTGTTGTAAGCAACGGCAACGCCAACATGGTAATAGTACTTCCTCCAATGGACAAGACTATAGGTCACATTCAATACATCGACACTATAGCAGGCGGATTTGACGGTTCGCTAAGAGCTGACGGAAGCATAGAAGTTGAAATTCAGGCTATAACAGGAGCTACAAACGAGCTTGGCTTCGGATACCTATCTGCTAAAGGATACTAA